A region of Thermococcus barossii DNA encodes the following proteins:
- a CDS encoding DUF835 domain-containing protein, with product MVYIQSRRKSAFIWAMAWLVAAMSIFADALGILQLVAFTEAVSSSLLFLGSLAFLSEEIGKNVRYLVLWAAPPLIAAVYGIALGNDWNSVVGIPYGVSAFFIVLSGALIVASIDPRFRGARNAALALGILGAHKMDYPFLRGVPWFAPIGFAIGAILTVVAAYFMARMVLSREFTNLNGAIRLEIEPGIELVSSNEYRRVKEDLKGYPVLAFIRELTPPDKWKAYFLTSLPGKDTIAPTNLPRILELAGRYLREAEMRGVTGVVVVDGIEYLVIHNGITAVTKFLGTLRDLVIMREGRLIVVVDETALEKKDYLTIRRVLIGG from the coding sequence ATGGTGTACATACAGTCACGACGAAAATCCGCGTTCATCTGGGCAATGGCCTGGCTCGTGGCGGCCATGAGCATATTTGCCGACGCTCTGGGGATTCTCCAGCTCGTTGCATTTACCGAGGCCGTCTCTTCTTCTCTACTGTTCCTTGGCTCTCTGGCGTTTCTCTCAGAAGAGATTGGGAAGAACGTCAGGTACCTGGTCCTGTGGGCAGCTCCACCACTCATCGCAGCGGTCTACGGAATCGCCCTCGGAAACGATTGGAATTCAGTCGTCGGCATCCCTTATGGTGTTTCTGCCTTCTTCATAGTTCTTTCGGGCGCTCTGATCGTTGCTTCTATAGATCCAAGGTTCAGAGGTGCCAGAAATGCTGCGCTCGCACTCGGTATCCTTGGGGCCCATAAGATGGACTATCCTTTCCTGAGGGGTGTGCCCTGGTTTGCACCCATCGGCTTCGCCATAGGCGCGATCCTAACCGTGGTCGCGGCGTATTTCATGGCCCGCATGGTACTGTCCAGAGAGTTCACAAACCTCAACGGAGCTATAAGGCTTGAGATAGAACCCGGAATTGAGCTCGTATCGAGCAACGAGTATCGCAGGGTCAAGGAGGATCTCAAGGGCTATCCCGTGCTCGCATTCATCAGGGAGCTGACACCACCTGACAAGTGGAAGGCCTACTTCCTGACCAGCCTGCCCGGAAAGGACACGATAGCACCGACAAACCTTCCCAGAATTCTGGAGCTGGCCGGCAGGTATCTCCGGGAGGCTGAGATGAGGGGTGTAACCGGGGTAGTGGTTGTAGATGGAATAGAGTACCTCGTGATTCACAATGGAATAACCGCGGTGACCAAGTTTCTCGGGACTCTCCGGGACCTCGTGATAATGAGGGAGGGCCGGTTGATAGTCGTGGTTGACGAGACCGCCCTGGAGAAAAAGGACTACCTCACCATAAGACGAGTTCTCATCGGAGGGTAA
- a CDS encoding metal-dependent transcriptional regulator, with translation MEVSKREEEYLETMYILHKNKGVIRVKDIAKMMRVKPPSVVDALKKLSEKGLVEYEKYDRILLTDAGREIAEATYSKHLLLTQFFIDILGIPPEIAEHDACQFEHYVSEITVRRIREFAQYIQEQCPYVLKQFIKEKMAENAESR, from the coding sequence TTGGAGGTAAGCAAGAGGGAAGAGGAGTATCTCGAGACCATGTACATCCTCCACAAGAACAAGGGTGTCATCCGTGTCAAGGATATCGCAAAGATGATGCGCGTCAAGCCCCCCAGCGTGGTCGATGCCCTGAAGAAACTCTCCGAGAAGGGCCTGGTGGAATACGAGAAGTACGATAGGATTCTTCTGACCGATGCTGGAAGGGAAATAGCGGAGGCGACCTATTCGAAGCACCTGCTCCTCACTCAGTTCTTCATTGACATCCTCGGAATTCCCCCCGAGATAGCCGAGCACGACGCCTGCCAGTTCGAGCACTACGTCAGCGAGATAACCGTGCGGAGGATAAGGGAGTTCGCCCAGTACATACAAGAGCAGTGTCCCTACGTCCTCAAGCAGTTCATCAAGGAGAAGATGGCCGAGAACGCTGAATCCAGGTGA
- a CDS encoding NCS2 family permease codes for MGWFENYFEFERYGTDMKTEVLAGMTTFMTMAYILFVNPAILSDAMGKEAFSSLVAVTALAAGLATILMGLYAKKPFALAPGMGLNAYFAYSVVIGMGYDWRVALAAVFVEGLIFIILSVTKVRSAVIHAIPISQKYAIGAGIGLFLTFIGLNDVGLLTAVVNDAGVLQFTGLNTAALTSGKILLFFFGLFLAMVLISLRVKGSLLISILATSVIGWVTGIAPWPDQLFSTPDISYTFMQMDLKGLLNVGALGVIFAFFMVDFFDTLGTVTGLSAKAGFLTRDGKVPDAEKILLTDAIGTTVGAILGTSTVTTYIESAAGIEEGGRTGMTALVTGLLFLGIGLFIAPLAGAIPAFATAPALVIVGYYMLSAIKEVNFTDHTEAIPAFLVLITIPYTYSIADGIGIGFISYTILKLFSGRMEDIHPLMYVLSLIFVAYFAYLGGVF; via the coding sequence ATGGGATGGTTTGAGAACTACTTCGAGTTTGAGAGGTACGGAACCGACATGAAAACCGAAGTGCTCGCCGGAATGACCACCTTCATGACCATGGCGTACATCCTCTTCGTGAACCCTGCGATACTCAGCGATGCCATGGGCAAAGAAGCCTTTAGCTCGCTTGTCGCCGTCACCGCCCTTGCCGCCGGGCTCGCAACGATTCTCATGGGGCTGTACGCCAAGAAGCCCTTCGCCCTCGCGCCGGGAATGGGACTGAACGCGTACTTCGCCTACAGCGTCGTCATCGGAATGGGCTACGACTGGAGGGTGGCGCTCGCCGCGGTGTTCGTTGAAGGTTTAATCTTCATAATCCTCAGCGTCACAAAGGTGAGGAGCGCGGTAATCCACGCGATACCCATAAGCCAGAAGTACGCGATAGGTGCCGGTATAGGCCTCTTCCTGACCTTCATCGGCCTGAACGACGTCGGCCTGCTCACCGCCGTGGTGAACGACGCGGGGGTGCTCCAGTTCACCGGCCTCAACACCGCTGCCCTGACCAGCGGGAAGATACTGCTCTTCTTCTTCGGCCTGTTCCTGGCGATGGTTCTCATATCCCTCCGCGTCAAGGGCTCGCTGCTCATCTCAATCCTCGCCACGAGCGTCATCGGCTGGGTCACCGGGATCGCCCCCTGGCCGGACCAGCTCTTCTCAACGCCCGACATCAGCTACACCTTCATGCAGATGGATCTCAAGGGACTCCTCAACGTCGGGGCGCTCGGGGTTATCTTCGCCTTCTTCATGGTGGACTTCTTCGACACCCTGGGAACGGTCACAGGCTTAAGCGCCAAGGCGGGCTTTCTAACCAGGGACGGAAAGGTTCCCGACGCCGAGAAGATACTCCTCACCGACGCGATAGGAACGACGGTTGGAGCGATTCTCGGAACTTCCACCGTCACAACCTACATCGAGAGCGCCGCTGGTATAGAGGAGGGTGGAAGAACCGGAATGACGGCCCTCGTTACCGGCCTGCTCTTCCTTGGAATAGGACTCTTCATAGCACCGCTGGCCGGGGCCATACCGGCCTTTGCAACGGCTCCGGCACTCGTCATAGTGGGTTACTACATGCTCAGCGCCATAAAGGAGGTTAACTTCACCGACCACACCGAGGCCATCCCTGCCTTCCTGGTGCTCATAACCATACCCTACACCTACTCGATAGCGGACGGAATAGGCATCGGCTTCATCAGCTACACGATACTCAAGCTCTTCAGCGGCAGAATGGAGGACATACATCCGCTCATGTACGTTCTGTCCCTGATATTCGTGGCGTACTTCGCCTACCTCGGCGGGGTATTCTGA
- a CDS encoding ABC transporter ATP-binding protein — MVRVELRGVVKEWEDFRLEIGELKVRDGEFLTLLGPSGCGKTTTLRMIAGFEKPDRGEILFDGRPVNELPPYERGIGIVFQDYALFPHMTAFKNVAFGLEMKKLPKAEIERKVRWALRLVGLEGLENRYPEQLSGGQQQRVALARALVVEPDVLLLDEPLSNLDAKIRERLRGEIKRIQRELGITTIYVTHDQEEAMAVSDRIAVMNVGHVEQVGKPLELYYRPKTEFVARFLGLSNILELKAENGRACLESLCFDVGREGKVRVFFRPESVHIKPGDAAEVLDYELLPGRIRLRLKVGDKVILAERFLDEIPFDVEEMPERVGIEVRSFSVLEAGRDSV, encoded by the coding sequence ATGGTGAGGGTAGAGCTAAGGGGAGTGGTCAAGGAGTGGGAGGATTTTCGGCTTGAGATAGGCGAGTTGAAAGTCAGGGACGGCGAGTTCCTCACGCTCCTCGGTCCGAGCGGCTGCGGAAAGACCACGACGCTGAGGATGATAGCGGGCTTTGAAAAGCCTGACAGGGGGGAGATACTCTTCGACGGAAGGCCTGTGAACGAGTTACCCCCCTACGAGCGCGGGATAGGCATAGTCTTCCAGGACTACGCGCTGTTCCCCCACATGACGGCCTTCAAGAACGTTGCCTTCGGGCTGGAGATGAAAAAGCTCCCGAAGGCCGAGATTGAAAGAAAGGTGAGATGGGCGCTCCGGCTGGTCGGTCTGGAGGGGCTTGAAAACCGCTATCCGGAGCAGCTGAGCGGTGGTCAACAGCAGCGCGTGGCCCTCGCGAGGGCACTCGTTGTGGAGCCTGACGTTCTGCTCCTCGACGAGCCCCTCAGCAACCTCGACGCGAAGATAAGGGAGAGGCTTAGAGGGGAGATAAAGAGAATCCAGCGCGAGCTCGGAATAACGACGATATACGTCACCCATGATCAGGAGGAGGCGATGGCAGTAAGCGACAGGATAGCGGTGATGAACGTCGGCCACGTTGAGCAGGTTGGAAAGCCGCTGGAGCTTTACTACCGTCCAAAGACGGAGTTCGTGGCGCGCTTCCTTGGCCTGAGCAACATACTGGAGCTCAAAGCCGAGAACGGAAGGGCCTGCCTCGAAAGCCTCTGCTTCGACGTGGGGAGGGAAGGAAAGGTCAGGGTCTTCTTCCGGCCCGAGAGCGTTCACATAAAACCCGGCGACGCGGCGGAGGTTCTCGACTACGAACTCCTGCCCGGCAGGATAAGGCTGAGGCTCAAAGTCGGGGATAAGGTTATCCTCGCGGAGCGCTTCCTGGACGAGATTCCCTTCGATGTCGAGGAGATGCCGGAGAGGGTTGGCATTGAGGTGAGGAGCTTCTCGGTGCTCGAAGCGGGGCGGGACAGCGTTTAA
- a CDS encoding ABC transporter permease translates to MRVRPSKLLLLIPIAFLLVFFYVPLVSILKTGLWENGFTLRHISAVLTNDYHRRVILFTIGQAVASTLLTLALGLPGAYIFARYDFPGKRVIKAVLTVPFVMPSVMVALGYILLFGKSGIITGLIGRDPGILYSWKGILLAHAFYNFPIVIRMVSSLWQRVNPHYEEAAMALGARGWTLFRKVTLPMISPAIFASAMLTFVFCFLSFSIPLIIGGYRYATIEVDIFTSIMVLLDFKTGSALAIIQILLSMGFMYLYLRALDSYAKREEQRVFRRPVPFTRRDWLSVKGLLVGVYSLIVFVFIVSPLLAVLYDSLRFSGQWSLEWYRRIFSTEYNPMFGATTLDAIRNSLTFGLATVVLSVLVALPIAYALHRWNFRGKRLFDVLVMLPLASSAITLGLGYIRVFHTTPLYFTAWIIIAAHTVIAYPFVLRAVSTSLKKIRPNLFEAALSLGAREWKAFLRVELPLALGGVIVGAIFAFAMSIAELGATYMLAKPEYTTMTVAIYKFLGARQFGSASALAVLLMAVSTLAFMVIERVGEEVW, encoded by the coding sequence ATGAGAGTGAGGCCCTCGAAGCTCCTCCTGCTCATCCCCATTGCCTTCCTGCTGGTCTTCTTCTACGTCCCGTTAGTCAGTATTCTAAAAACCGGCCTCTGGGAGAACGGATTCACTCTCAGGCACATCTCGGCCGTCCTGACAAACGACTACCACCGGAGGGTCATCCTCTTCACGATAGGACAGGCCGTAGCCTCAACCCTGCTGACGCTCGCCCTCGGCCTCCCCGGGGCGTACATCTTCGCTAGGTACGACTTCCCCGGGAAGAGGGTCATAAAGGCCGTCCTGACGGTTCCCTTCGTCATGCCCAGCGTGATGGTCGCCCTGGGATACATTCTCCTATTCGGGAAGAGCGGGATAATCACGGGACTCATCGGCCGCGACCCCGGAATTCTCTACTCCTGGAAGGGAATCCTCCTCGCCCACGCCTTCTACAACTTCCCCATCGTTATTCGCATGGTCTCGTCGCTGTGGCAGCGCGTTAATCCCCACTACGAGGAGGCGGCGATGGCCCTGGGGGCGAGGGGCTGGACGCTCTTCCGCAAGGTTACCCTGCCGATGATATCCCCGGCGATTTTTGCCTCGGCGATGCTCACCTTCGTGTTCTGCTTCCTGAGCTTCTCGATTCCCCTCATAATCGGCGGCTACCGCTACGCCACCATAGAGGTGGACATCTTCACCTCGATAATGGTACTCCTCGACTTCAAGACCGGCTCGGCGCTGGCCATAATCCAGATACTCCTCAGCATGGGCTTCATGTACCTCTACCTGAGGGCACTCGACAGCTACGCCAAGCGCGAGGAGCAGAGGGTTTTCAGGAGGCCGGTTCCCTTCACGAGGCGCGACTGGCTGAGCGTCAAGGGACTGCTCGTTGGAGTCTACTCCCTAATCGTCTTCGTCTTCATCGTCTCCCCCCTACTGGCCGTTCTCTACGACTCCCTGCGCTTCAGCGGCCAGTGGAGCCTGGAGTGGTACAGGAGGATATTCTCGACCGAGTACAACCCGATGTTCGGAGCGACAACGCTCGACGCGATAAGGAACTCCCTGACCTTCGGCCTCGCCACTGTAGTCCTCTCGGTTCTCGTGGCGTTGCCGATAGCCTACGCCCTCCACCGCTGGAACTTCAGGGGAAAGAGGCTCTTCGACGTCCTCGTCATGCTCCCGCTGGCGAGTTCAGCCATAACCCTCGGCCTGGGATACATAAGGGTCTTCCACACCACGCCCCTGTACTTCACCGCCTGGATAATCATCGCCGCCCACACGGTGATAGCGTATCCCTTCGTCCTCCGCGCCGTTTCCACGAGCCTGAAGAAGATAAGGCCCAACCTCTTCGAGGCGGCGCTGAGCCTGGGAGCCAGGGAGTGGAAGGCCTTCCTGAGGGTGGAGCTTCCGCTGGCACTCGGTGGAGTCATCGTCGGCGCGATATTCGCCTTCGCCATGAGCATAGCCGAGCTAGGGGCGACCTACATGCTGGCAAAACCTGAATACACCACCATGACGGTGGCGATATACAAGTTCCTCGGGGCGAGGCAGTTCGGTTCAGCCTCCGCCCTGGCCGTTCTCCTGATGGCCGTCTCAACTCTGGCCTTCATGGTGATAGAAAGGGTTGGTGAGGAGGTATGGTGA
- a CDS encoding DmpA family aminopeptidase — MKAPELGIGVGRYEHGERNSIADLGVKVGHSTIIKGDDIRTGVTVLLPPVKNPYKERLFAGVYTFNGFSKPIGFIQAEELGYIETPIAMTSTLNGYRVADALIDLWLEENPDGISVNPLVMECNDGYLNDNKKRAVKKEHVFEAFKNASLDFEEGAVGAGTGMSAFEFKGGIGSSSRVVEIGGEEYTVASLVLSNFGKREDLIIAGVPVGWELRDYPGRGLSMRGSISIVIATDAPLTSRQLTRLARRAILGLARTGSYGHNGSGDIVLAFSTAQTMPAGKEVHSIGFLPDDAMNRLFIAAADSTEEAIINSLLQAKTMRGRDGRTRYALPVDRLVEILEKYGRLERA, encoded by the coding sequence ATGAAGGCCCCCGAGCTGGGAATAGGAGTTGGTCGTTACGAGCATGGAGAGAGGAATTCCATCGCCGATCTGGGCGTTAAGGTCGGTCACTCAACGATAATCAAAGGCGATGATATCAGAACCGGCGTCACCGTTCTCCTGCCCCCGGTGAAGAACCCGTACAAAGAAAGGCTCTTTGCGGGAGTTTACACGTTCAACGGCTTTTCAAAGCCTATCGGTTTTATCCAGGCGGAGGAGCTGGGCTACATAGAGACGCCCATTGCCATGACCAGCACCCTCAACGGCTACAGGGTTGCGGACGCGCTGATAGACCTCTGGCTGGAGGAAAATCCCGACGGCATCTCCGTCAACCCCCTCGTGATGGAGTGCAACGATGGCTACCTCAACGACAACAAGAAGCGAGCCGTGAAGAAGGAGCATGTCTTTGAGGCTTTCAAGAACGCCTCCCTCGACTTTGAAGAGGGCGCCGTTGGAGCCGGCACCGGGATGAGCGCCTTCGAGTTCAAGGGCGGAATAGGCTCATCCTCAAGGGTCGTTGAAATCGGCGGGGAGGAGTACACGGTCGCTTCCCTCGTTCTGAGCAACTTCGGGAAGAGGGAGGATCTCATAATCGCAGGCGTTCCCGTCGGCTGGGAGCTGAGGGACTATCCCGGCAGAGGCCTATCGATGAGGGGGAGCATCTCAATCGTCATCGCCACCGATGCACCCCTAACGTCCAGACAGCTGACCAGGCTGGCCAGGAGGGCCATTTTGGGTCTGGCGAGAACCGGCTCCTACGGTCACAACGGGAGCGGGGACATAGTGCTGGCTTTCTCTACGGCACAGACCATGCCAGCTGGCAAAGAAGTGCATTCCATCGGCTTTCTCCCGGACGACGCCATGAACAGGCTCTTCATAGCTGCCGCGGACTCGACGGAGGAGGCGATAATAAACTCCCTTCTTCAGGCAAAGACGATGAGGGGGAGGGACGGCAGAACCCGCTACGCCTTGCCTGTCGACAGGCTGGTGGAAATCCTCGAAAAATACGGGAGACTGGAGAGGGCCTAA
- a CDS encoding deoxyribonuclease IV, whose amino-acid sequence MFKVDRLRFGTAGIPISTPKRSTIDGIIHVRNLGLDAMELEFVRGVNLKPELAKKIKYVAKKHDVLLTAHAPYYINLNAAEKAKVEASKKRIIQSAERLYDAGGWSVVFHAGYYLKQDPAKVYERIKGEIKDIVTTLQDRGIEVWIRPELTGKPTQFGDLKELVRLSEELEMVLPTIDFAHAHARNKGKCNTVEEWREMLSFMEDRLGREALDNMHIHISGINYTAKGERNHLNLQESDMNWEDLLRVLKEFRVKGVVISESPNIEGDALLMKKKYEEIKI is encoded by the coding sequence ATGTTCAAGGTGGACAGGCTCCGGTTCGGCACAGCCGGGATACCCATATCAACGCCGAAACGTTCAACCATTGATGGAATAATTCACGTGAGAAACCTCGGGCTGGACGCGATGGAGCTGGAGTTCGTTCGGGGCGTTAACCTCAAGCCCGAGCTGGCGAAAAAAATCAAATACGTCGCCAAGAAGCACGACGTTCTTTTAACCGCCCACGCGCCGTACTACATCAATCTAAACGCAGCAGAGAAGGCCAAGGTCGAGGCGAGCAAGAAGAGAATAATCCAGAGCGCCGAGAGGCTCTACGATGCCGGCGGCTGGAGCGTGGTATTTCATGCGGGCTACTACCTTAAGCAGGACCCGGCAAAGGTCTATGAGAGGATAAAGGGCGAAATAAAGGACATAGTGACCACCCTTCAGGACAGGGGGATTGAGGTCTGGATAAGGCCCGAACTGACCGGCAAACCAACCCAGTTTGGAGACCTGAAGGAGCTGGTGAGGCTCAGCGAGGAGCTTGAGATGGTTCTGCCGACGATAGACTTCGCGCACGCGCACGCGAGGAACAAAGGGAAGTGCAACACCGTCGAAGAGTGGCGCGAGATGCTGAGCTTTATGGAGGACAGGCTCGGGAGGGAAGCCTTGGACAACATGCACATACACATAAGCGGCATAAACTACACCGCAAAGGGCGAAAGAAACCACCTTAACCTGCAGGAAAGCGACATGAACTGGGAGGACCTGCTGAGGGTTCTTAAAGAGTTCAGGGTCAAGGGCGTCGTCATAAGCGAGAGTCCCAACATCGAGGGCGATGCACTCCTGATGAAGAAAAAGTACGAGGAGATAAAAATTTAG